A genomic stretch from Setaria viridis chromosome 1, Setaria_viridis_v4.0, whole genome shotgun sequence includes:
- the LOC117845417 gene encoding hydroquinone glucosyltransferase, whose amino-acid sequence MAAATTGASDTSPSTTELPLPACTEELPPSPQHQVVLFASPGAGHLIPLVELARRLVVDHGLAVTVVTLTGMSNPATDAAVLSSLPASAATAVLPAVSLDDLPPDIGFGTLMFELVRRSLHHLRALMEGLSGSPVTALVCDFFGTAALPVAAELGVQGYVFFPNSFALISIMRHIVELHGDAAAGEYRDLPDPLPLPGGPALRHADLPDGFRDRTDPVYAYLVEEARRYGRADGFLVNSFEELEIAMAETFKRDAEDGAFPPVYPVGPFVRSSTGEKADESAFLEWLDHQPKDSVVYVSFGTGGALSVEQTAELAAGLEASGHRFLWIVRMPSLDGNPCALGTVPGDKDDPLAWLPEGFLERTSGRGLAVAAWAPQVRVLSHPATAAFVSHCGWNSTLESVAAGVPMVAWPLYAEQKTNATILTEVIGVALRPAAAREEIAAAVRELVVGEKGSAVRRRARELREAAARAWSPEGSSRRALGEVAGKWKVALVSGNGRIA is encoded by the coding sequence ATGGCCGCGGCGACCACCGGTGCAAGTGACACGTCACCGTCGACGACGGAGCTGCCACTGCCGGCGTGCACAGAggagctgccgccgtcgccgcagcaTCAGGTCGTGCTGTTCGCGAGTCCCGGCGCGGGCCACCTCATCCCGCTGGTGGAGCTcgcgcggcggctcgtcgtggacCACGGCCTCGCGGTCACCGTGGTCACGCTCACCGGCATGTCCAACCCGGCAACCGACGCCGCCGTGCTGTCCTCGctgccggcctccgccgcgaccGCGGTGCTCCCTGCCGTTTCCCTCGACGACCTCCCGCCGGACATCGGCTTCGGCACTCTCATGTTCGAGCTTGTCCGCCGCTCGCTCCACCACCTCCGCGCGCTCATGGAGGGCCTCAGCGGCAGCCCGGTGACCGCGCTCGTATGCGACTTCTTCGGAACCGCGGCTCTGCCGGTCGCCGCCGAGCTTGGCGTGCAGGGGTACGTCTTCTTCCCCAACAGCTTCGCACTGATCTCCATCATGCGCCACATCGTGGAGCTccacggcgacgccgccgccggcgagtacCGCGACCTCCCGGacccgctcccgctccccggCGGCCCGGCTCTGCGCCACGCCGACCTCCCCGACGGGTTCCGGGACCGGACGGACCCGGTCTATGCCTACCTCGTCGAGGAGGCGCGGAGATACGGCCGCGCCGATGGCTTCCTTGTGAACAGCTTCGAGGAGCTGGAGATCGCCATGGCGGAGACGTTCAAGCGGGACGCCGAGGACGGCGCGTTCCCGCCGGTGTACCCTGTGGGGCCGTTCGTCCGGTCGAGCACCGGCGAAAAGGCCGATGAGTCGGCGTTCTTGGAGTGGTTGGATCACCAACCGAAGGACTCGGTGGTGTACGTCTCCTTCGGCACCGGGGGCGCGCTGTCCGTGGAGCAGAcggccgagctcgccgccgggcTGGAGGCGAGTGGCCACAGATTTCTTTGGATCGTGCGCATGCCCAGCCTCGACGGCAACCCCTGCGCGTTGGGGACGGTCCCCGGCGACAAGGACGACCCGCTGGCGTGGCTCCCCGAGGGGTTCTTGGAGAGGACGAGCGGCCGgggcctcgccgtcgcggcgtGGGCGCCGCAGGTGCGCGTGCTCTCCcacccggcgacggcggcgttcgtgtcgcactgcgggtggaactcgacgcTGGAGAGCGTGGCGGCCGGCGTGCCGATGGTCGCGTGGCCGCTGTACGCGGAGCAGAAGACGAACGCCACCATCCTGACGGAGGTGATCGGCGTGgcgctgcggccggcggcggcgcgcgaggagatCGCCGCGGCGGTGAGGGAGCTTGTGGTGGGGGAGAAGGGaagcgccgtgcgccgccgggcAAGAGAGCTACGTGAGGCTGCGGCGCGGGCGTGGTCGCCGGAAGGGTCGTCGCGGCGGGCGCTGGGGGAAGTCGCCGGCAAGTGGAAGGTGGCGCTTGTCAGTGGGAATGGAAGGATTGCATGA